A portion of the Lolium rigidum isolate FL_2022 chromosome 1, APGP_CSIRO_Lrig_0.1, whole genome shotgun sequence genome contains these proteins:
- the LOC124672505 gene encoding probable inorganic phosphate transporter 1-8: MAREQLEVLSALDAAKTQWYHFTAIVIAGMGFFTDAYDLFCISLVTKLLGRVYYYRAGAPDPGSLPPNVAAAVNGVAFCGTLSGQLFFGWLGDRMGRKRVYGMTLMCMVLCSLASGLSFGSTPASVMATLCFFRFWLGFGIGGDYPLSATIMSEYANKKTRGAFIAAVFAMQGFGILTGGVVTLVVSAAFRAAFDAPAYQDGAVASTPPQADYVWRVILMFGAIPALLTYYWRMKMPETARYTALVAKNAKQAAADMSKVLQVDIADDSKDPAPSDGDRNSFGLFSGEFLRRHGLHLLGTATCWFLLDIAFYSQNLFQKDIFTAIHWIPKAKTMSALEEVHRIARAQTLIALCGTVPGYWFTVFLIDRIGRFWIQLCGFFFMAVFMLGLAFPYHHWTTPGNHVGFVVLYGLTFFFANFGPNSTTFIVPAEIFPARLRSTCHGISAAAGKLGAIVGSFGFLYLAQNQDARLVDHGYKAGIGVRNSLFILAACNFLGMGFTFLAPESNGISLEELSGENDDETSATPAHARTVPV; encoded by the coding sequence ATGGCGCGGGAGCAGCTGGAGGTCCTGTCGGCGCTGGACGCCGCCAAGACGCAGTGGTACCACTTCACGGCGATCGTCATCGCCGGGATGGGCTTCTTCACCGACGCCTACGACCTCTTCTGCATCTCCCTCGTCACCAAGCTCCTCGGCCGCGTCTACTACTACCGCGCCGGCGCGCCTGATCCGGGCTCGCTCCCGCccaacgtcgccgccgccgtcaacggtGTCGCCTTCTGCGGCACGCTGTCCGGCCAGCTCTTCTTCGGCTGGCTCGGCGACCGCATGGGCCGCAAGCGCGTCTACGGGATGACGCTCATGTGCATGGTGCTCTGCTCCCTCGCCTCCGGCCTCTCCTTCGGGTCCACGCCGGCCAGCGTCATGGCCACGCTCTGCTTCTTCAGGTTCTGGCTCGGCTTCGGCATCGGCGGCGACTACCCGCTCTCCGCCACGATCATGTCCGAGTACGCCAACAAGAAGACGAGGGGCGCATTCATCGCCGCGGTGTTCGCCATGCAGGGGTTCGGGATCCTGACGGGCGGCGTGGTGACGCTCGTGGTGTCCGCCGCCTTCCGCGCCGCCTTCGACGCGCCGGCGTACCAGGATGGGGCCGTGGCGTCCACGCCGCCGCAGGCCGACTACGTGTGGCGCGTCATCCTCATGTTCGGCGCCATCCCCGCCCTGCTCACGTACTACTGGCGGATGAAGATGCCCGAAACGGCGCGATACACCGCGCTCGTCGCCAAGAACGCCAAGCAGGCCGCCGCCGACATGTCCAAGGTCCTCCAGGTCGACATCGCCGACGACTCCAAGGACCCCGCCCCATCCGACGGAGATCGAAACTCGTTCGGCCTCTTCTCCGGCGAGTTCCTGCGCCGCCACGGGCTCCacctcctcggcaccgccacctgcTGGTTCCTCCTCGACATCGCCTTCTACTCGCAGAACCTCTTCCAGAAAGACATCTTCACGGCGATCCACTGGATCCCCAAGGCCAAGACCATGAGCGCCCTGGAGGAGGTTCACCGCATCGCGCGCGCGCAGACGCTCATCGCGCTCTGCGGCACGGTGCCGGGGTACTGGTTCACGGTGTTCCTGATCGATCGCATCGGGCGGTTCTGGATCCAGCTGTGCGGCTTCTTCTTCATGGCCGTCTTCATGCTCGGCCTCGCATTCCCGTACCACCACTGGACGACCCCGGGCAaccacgtcggcttcgtcgtgctCTACGGGCTCACTTTCTTCTTTGCCAACTTCGGGCCCAACTCCACCACCTTCATCGTGCCCGCCGAGATCTTCCCGGCGAGGCTCCGGTCGACCTGCCACGGAATCTCCGCGGCCGCGGGCAAGCTCGGCGCCATCGTTGGCTCGTTCGGGTTCCTGTATCTCGCGCAGAACCAGGACGCGAGGCTGGTGGATCATGGGTACAAGGCCGGGATCGGAGTGAGGAACTCGTTGTTTATTCTTGCGGCGTGTAACTTTCTAGGCATGGGGTTCACGTTCCTCGCGCCGGAGTCTAATGGCATCTCGCTCGAGGAGCTCTCCGGCGAGAACGACGACGAGACCTCAGCCACTCCGGCACACGCCAGGACGGTGCCCGTCTGA